One region of Phycicoccus sp. M110.8 genomic DNA includes:
- a CDS encoding carbohydrate ABC transporter permease, whose protein sequence is MTATTATTAPPNAGRTEAQEIHFRSDRNAKIRMYIGLAVLVIWGLAPFYWMVVTAFRDVGYTFDSSPWPTHVTLDNFKTAFSTDRGNHFGAALVHSIIIGVVTTAVAMLVGVFASYALARLNFPGKYVVLGIILGSSMFPGVALVSPLFQLFSSLGWLSGVNYQALIIPNISFALPLTIYTLTAFLSEMPWELEESARIDGCTPGQAFRKIMLPLAAPGLFTTAILAFIASWNEYLLAQQFSTPSTQTVTVAIAQFTGAQPHQEPYTAVMAAGTIVTVPLIIMVLVFQRAIVSGLTAGGVKG, encoded by the coding sequence ATGACCGCCACCACCGCGACCACCGCACCTCCGAACGCCGGCCGCACCGAGGCCCAGGAGATCCACTTCCGCAGCGACCGCAACGCCAAGATCCGGATGTACATCGGCCTGGCCGTGCTCGTGATCTGGGGCCTGGCCCCGTTCTACTGGATGGTCGTCACCGCGTTCCGCGACGTCGGCTACACCTTCGACAGCAGCCCGTGGCCGACCCACGTGACGCTGGACAACTTCAAGACCGCCTTCTCGACCGACCGTGGCAACCACTTCGGGGCCGCGCTCGTGCACTCGATCATCATCGGCGTCGTCACCACCGCGGTGGCCATGCTCGTCGGCGTCTTCGCGTCGTACGCCCTGGCCCGGCTCAACTTCCCCGGGAAGTACGTCGTCCTCGGGATCATCCTGGGGTCCTCGATGTTCCCCGGCGTCGCGCTGGTGTCGCCGCTGTTCCAGCTGTTCTCCAGCCTCGGCTGGCTGAGCGGCGTGAACTACCAGGCGCTGATCATCCCGAACATCTCCTTCGCGCTACCCCTCACGATCTACACGCTCACGGCGTTCCTGTCGGAGATGCCGTGGGAGCTCGAGGAGTCCGCTCGCATCGACGGCTGCACCCCGGGCCAGGCCTTCCGCAAGATCATGCTGCCCCTGGCCGCCCCCGGCCTGTTCACGACGGCGATCCTGGCGTTCATCGCCAGCTGGAACGAGTACCTGCTGGCCCAGCAGTTCTCCACCCCGTCGACGCAGACGGTCACCGTCGCCATCGCCCAGTTCACCGGCGCGCAGCCGCACCAGGAGCCGTACACCGCGGTCATGGCGGCCGGCACCATCGTCACGGTGCCGCTCATCATCATGGTGCTGGTCTTCCAGCGGGCCATCGTCTCCGGCCTGACGGCGGGAGGTGTCAAGGGCTAG
- a CDS encoding sugar ABC transporter permease, translating to MSAVAESTRKSTPTRNKAPKEKGLHAGQGRQGLLLVAPTLIFLAVIIIYPLLRAVQLSFQKDAGLDPATGLFVEGGSAGISNYTHWLLQQCGNVDCPPGTLGAQFYNAFWVTLFFTVTSVVIEVILGMWFAMIMNREFRGRGLVRAAILVPWAIPTAVTAKLWFFIFAYQGIANKLLGFVGISPQLWTSDPVAAKLAIVIADVWKTTPFMALLILAGLQLIPGDVYEAAQIDGATKWQTFVRITLPLVKTPLMVAVLFRTLDVLRIYDLPAILTQGAGGTTSLSMLVIRQIRSGFHSASALSTIVFLLVAFVAFLFIKFGGADVIQRPPQSKKTKKKEEPQTGNPVAANATSTGA from the coding sequence ATGAGCGCAGTCGCGGAGTCGACGAGGAAGTCGACCCCCACGAGGAACAAGGCGCCCAAGGAGAAGGGGCTCCACGCGGGCCAGGGTCGTCAGGGGCTGCTGCTCGTGGCACCGACCCTCATCTTCTTGGCCGTCATCATCATCTACCCGCTGCTGCGGGCAGTGCAGCTGTCCTTCCAGAAGGACGCCGGCCTCGATCCCGCCACCGGCCTGTTCGTCGAGGGCGGCAGTGCCGGCATCTCCAACTACACCCACTGGCTGCTGCAGCAGTGCGGCAACGTCGACTGCCCGCCCGGCACGCTCGGAGCGCAGTTCTACAACGCCTTCTGGGTGACGCTCTTCTTCACCGTGACCAGCGTGGTCATCGAGGTCATCCTCGGCATGTGGTTCGCGATGATCATGAACCGCGAGTTCCGCGGTCGCGGCCTGGTCCGCGCCGCGATCCTGGTCCCCTGGGCCATCCCCACCGCGGTCACCGCGAAGCTCTGGTTCTTCATCTTCGCCTACCAGGGCATCGCCAACAAGCTGCTCGGCTTCGTCGGGATCTCCCCCCAGCTGTGGACCAGCGACCCGGTGGCCGCCAAGCTCGCGATCGTCATCGCCGACGTCTGGAAGACCACGCCGTTCATGGCGCTGCTCATCCTCGCCGGCCTGCAGCTCATCCCCGGGGACGTCTACGAGGCCGCCCAGATCGACGGCGCCACCAAGTGGCAGACGTTCGTCCGGATCACGCTGCCCCTGGTCAAGACGCCGCTCATGGTCGCGGTCCTCTTCCGCACCCTCGACGTCCTGCGCATCTACGACCTGCCGGCCATCCTCACGCAGGGCGCGGGAGGCACCACGTCGTTGTCGATGCTCGTCATCAGGCAGATCCGCTCCGGGTTCCACAGCGCGTCGGCCCTGTCGACGATCGTCTTCCTCCTGGTCGCGTTCGTCGCGTTCCTCTTCATCAAGTTCGGTGGCGCCGACGTGATCCAGCGGCCGCCGCAGTCGAAGAAGACGAAGAAGAAGGAAGAGCCGCAGACCGGCAACCCCGTCGCCGCCAACGCCACCTCCACGGGAGCCTGA
- a CDS encoding ABC transporter substrate-binding protein, which produces MHTRRTLTVLAGAASVALVAAACGGGSSGGGNSAASSGADSRGPITYVQGKDNSNLLGPMAEKWNSTHPNEKVTVKEQSDQADQQHDDLVQHFQAKDPGYDVVSVDVVWTAEFAAKGWLTPLKDKFALPTDGFLEPTVKAATYNNTLYAAPTSSDGAMLYYRSDLVPNPPKTIDEMWSMCSIAKKNGIDCFAGQFAKYEGLTCNATEWMNAYGAKVVDAAGKPTVDSPEAAKGLQVLADHYKNGDIPKQAITYQEEQSRQSFEDGKLLFLRNWPYVYNLASTDASSKVKGKFKVAPLPGVSGPGTSTLGGHMAAISAFSKHKATALDFLKFLTSPEQQKTNMEKGSLAPVIESIYTDQALVSKYPYLPVLKESISNAVSRPVTPFYPAVTQAIQENSFAAIQGQKTPQQAVKDMQDAMKAASGG; this is translated from the coding sequence ATGCACACACGGCGCACCCTCACGGTGCTGGCCGGAGCCGCGTCCGTGGCGCTCGTCGCCGCGGCGTGTGGTGGTGGGAGCAGTGGCGGCGGCAACAGCGCTGCGTCCTCGGGCGCGGACAGCCGCGGCCCCATCACCTATGTCCAGGGCAAGGACAACAGCAACCTGCTCGGCCCGATGGCCGAGAAGTGGAACTCCACGCACCCGAACGAGAAGGTGACGGTCAAGGAGCAGTCCGACCAGGCCGACCAGCAGCACGACGACCTCGTGCAGCACTTCCAGGCCAAGGACCCGGGCTACGACGTCGTCTCGGTCGACGTCGTCTGGACGGCCGAGTTCGCCGCCAAGGGCTGGCTGACCCCGCTCAAGGACAAGTTCGCCCTGCCGACCGACGGCTTCCTCGAGCCGACCGTCAAGGCCGCGACCTACAACAACACGCTGTACGCCGCACCGACGTCCTCCGACGGCGCGATGCTCTACTACCGCAGCGACCTCGTCCCCAACCCGCCGAAGACCATCGACGAGATGTGGTCGATGTGCTCGATCGCCAAGAAGAACGGCATCGACTGCTTCGCCGGCCAGTTCGCCAAGTACGAGGGCCTGACCTGCAACGCCACCGAGTGGATGAACGCCTACGGCGCCAAGGTCGTCGACGCGGCGGGCAAGCCGACGGTCGACTCCCCCGAGGCGGCCAAGGGCCTGCAGGTGCTCGCCGACCACTACAAGAACGGTGACATCCCCAAGCAGGCGATCACCTACCAGGAGGAGCAGAGCCGGCAGTCCTTCGAGGACGGCAAGCTGCTGTTCCTGCGCAACTGGCCGTACGTCTACAACCTGGCCAGCACCGACGCCTCCTCCAAGGTCAAGGGCAAGTTCAAGGTCGCCCCGCTCCCCGGCGTCAGCGGCCCGGGCACCTCGACCCTCGGTGGTCACATGGCGGCCATCAGCGCCTTCTCCAAGCACAAGGCCACCGCGCTGGACTTCCTGAAGTTCCTCACCTCGCCCGAGCAGCAGAAGACGAACATGGAGAAGGGCTCGCTGGCCCCGGTCATCGAGTCGATCTACACCGACCAGGCCCTCGTCTCCAAGTACCCGTACCTGCCGGTGCTCAAGGAGTCCATCTCCAACGCCGTGTCGCGCCCGGTGACGCCGTTCTACCCGGCCGTCACCCAGGCCATCCAGGAGAACAGCTTCGCTGCGATCCAGGGCCAGAAGACGCCTCAGCAGGCAGTCAAGGACATGCAGGACGCCATGAAGGCCGCTTCCGGCGGCTGA
- a CDS encoding sucrase ferredoxin, with protein sequence MSDSPGGSPGETARTAPSAGHGHPAPDACSVGFDRADVSAYGTAARAGFFVALEQSGPWGRDAATQSHLPADLGARLSSACSDRGGRLSLLRRPGRHADEHHGGGHTAYLAWSGPDAWLLRATVEDPATLLSVDLDALARGDRDAVVASLPGAVPAEPVLLVCTNGRRDVCCAVRGRPVAVEAAAARPGRVWEASHTGGHRFAPTGVLLPHGATLARLDTALATTVLDEADHGRLPAAALGPRHDRGRSSLAPDAMAAESHVRAEHAVTDLGALVTEPVDEGAETVQGRYAVRHRDGRAWVVQVQRHEAGTLPESCAKLPVTVVQRVPRTVG encoded by the coding sequence GTGAGCGACTCCCCCGGCGGCTCGCCCGGCGAGACCGCCCGAACCGCACCGTCGGCCGGCCACGGCCACCCGGCGCCGGACGCCTGCTCGGTGGGGTTCGACCGGGCGGACGTGAGCGCCTACGGCACGGCGGCGCGGGCCGGCTTCTTCGTCGCCCTCGAGCAGTCCGGTCCCTGGGGGCGCGACGCCGCGACGCAGTCGCACCTGCCGGCCGACCTCGGGGCGCGGCTGTCCTCGGCCTGCAGCGACCGCGGGGGCCGGCTCTCGCTGCTGCGCCGCCCCGGGCGGCACGCCGACGAGCACCACGGCGGCGGGCACACGGCATACCTCGCCTGGAGCGGTCCCGACGCCTGGCTGCTCCGGGCCACGGTCGAGGACCCGGCCACCCTGCTCTCGGTCGACCTCGACGCGCTGGCCCGCGGTGACCGCGACGCCGTCGTGGCGTCGCTCCCGGGTGCAGTGCCCGCCGAGCCCGTGCTGCTCGTGTGCACGAACGGGCGGCGCGACGTCTGCTGCGCGGTGCGCGGCCGGCCGGTCGCGGTCGAGGCCGCCGCCGCCCGCCCGGGGCGCGTGTGGGAGGCCTCGCACACCGGCGGCCACCGCTTCGCGCCGACGGGCGTCCTGCTGCCCCACGGCGCGACCCTCGCCCGGCTGGACACCGCGCTGGCCACCACCGTCCTCGACGAGGCGGACCACGGCCGGCTCCCGGCCGCGGCGCTCGGTCCCCGGCACGACCGCGGCCGCAGCAGCCTCGCCCCCGACGCCATGGCTGCGGAGTCCCACGTCCGCGCCGAGCACGCCGTCACCGACCTTGGCGCGCTGGTCACCGAGCCGGTGGACGAGGGCGCAGAGACCGTGCAGGGCCGGTATGCCGTCCGGCACCGGGACGGGCGCGCGTGGGTCGTGCAGGTGCAGCGGCACGAGGCCGGGACCCTGCCGGAGTCCTGCGCGAAGCTGCCGGTCACCGTCGTGCAGCGGGTGCCCCGCACCGTCGGCTGA
- a CDS encoding DNA topoisomerase IV subunit A, giving the protein MARKTAASPPPPDDFVERIADIDVSEEMQNAYIEYSVSVIKARALPDARDGLKPVQRRILFSMQEMGLRPDRGHVKSSRVVGDVMGKYHPHGDTAIYDALVRMAQPFTMRLPLVDGHGNFGSLDDGPAASRYTEARPAPAALLMTGSLHEDTVDFVPNYDDQLMQPDVMPAAYPNLLVNGVSGIAVGFATNMPPHNLVEVIGAARHLLTHPSCSLDDLMKFVPGPDLPQGGRIVGLDGIRDAYLSGKGSFRTRATARVEKVTPRRQGIVVTELPYLVGPEKVIEKIKDNVQSKRLQGIADVKDLTDRKHGLRLVIEVKNGFNPDAVLEQLYKLTPMEDSFPINNVALVDGQPRTLGLKDLLRVFVDFRMQVVRRRTEFRLGKNKDRLHLVEGLLIAILDIDEVIQVIRSSDDSAIARGRLMEVFDLTEVQANYILDLQLRRLTKFSRIELENEKTELERLIEELEAILGDEALLTKLVSSELAEVAKAHGTPRRTVLLESAGVPATATSPLEVADDPCWVLLSSTGLMARTTTADPIPTDGGRSKHDVVVGAVRTTARGEVGLVTSRGRMIRLSALELPTLPPTNGSPNLSGGAPLAAYVDLPAGEEPLTIVSLGTDGAGVALGTAQGVVKRVTTDYPGRTDFELISLKDGDEVVGAVGLTSDDVDLVFITTDAQLLRFSATAVRPQGRAAGGMAGIKLAAGAKVAFFGAVAPGADAVVATSSGSSGALPGTEPGSLKVTPYAEYPPKGRATGGVRCHRFLKGEDTLVLAWAGETPARAAAANGVAIELPEATGRRDGSGTPAASPIARIASPPR; this is encoded by the coding sequence ATGGCCCGCAAGACCGCTGCCTCCCCGCCCCCGCCCGACGACTTTGTCGAGCGGATCGCCGACATCGACGTGTCGGAGGAGATGCAGAACGCCTACATCGAGTACTCCGTCTCCGTCATCAAGGCCCGGGCGCTGCCCGACGCCCGCGACGGCCTCAAGCCGGTGCAGCGACGGATCCTGTTCTCGATGCAGGAGATGGGGCTGCGGCCCGACCGCGGCCACGTGAAGTCCTCGCGGGTCGTCGGCGACGTCATGGGCAAGTACCACCCGCACGGCGACACCGCGATCTACGACGCGCTGGTCCGCATGGCCCAGCCGTTCACGATGCGGCTGCCGCTGGTCGACGGGCACGGCAACTTCGGCTCGCTCGACGACGGCCCGGCCGCGTCCCGGTACACCGAGGCCCGCCCCGCCCCGGCGGCCCTGCTCATGACCGGCAGCCTGCACGAGGACACCGTCGACTTCGTCCCCAACTACGACGACCAGCTCATGCAGCCGGACGTCATGCCGGCGGCCTACCCGAACCTGCTCGTCAACGGCGTGAGCGGCATCGCGGTCGGCTTCGCGACGAACATGCCGCCGCACAACCTCGTCGAGGTCATCGGCGCGGCCCGGCACCTGCTCACCCACCCGTCCTGCTCCCTCGACGACCTCATGAAGTTCGTCCCCGGCCCCGACCTGCCCCAGGGCGGGCGGATCGTCGGGCTCGACGGCATCCGCGACGCCTACCTCTCCGGCAAGGGCTCGTTCCGCACCCGCGCGACCGCCCGGGTCGAGAAGGTCACTCCCCGCCGCCAGGGCATCGTCGTCACCGAGCTGCCCTACCTCGTCGGCCCCGAGAAGGTCATCGAGAAGATCAAGGACAACGTCCAGTCCAAGCGGCTGCAGGGCATCGCCGACGTCAAGGACCTCACCGACCGCAAGCACGGACTGCGGCTGGTCATCGAGGTCAAGAACGGCTTCAACCCCGACGCGGTGCTCGAGCAGCTCTACAAGCTGACGCCGATGGAGGACTCGTTCCCCATCAACAACGTGGCGCTCGTCGACGGCCAGCCGCGCACGCTTGGCCTGAAGGACCTGCTGCGGGTCTTCGTCGACTTCCGGATGCAGGTCGTCCGCCGTCGCACCGAGTTCCGGCTCGGCAAGAACAAGGACCGCCTGCACCTCGTCGAGGGCCTGCTCATCGCGATCCTCGACATCGACGAGGTCATCCAGGTCATCCGCTCCTCGGACGACTCCGCGATCGCGCGCGGCCGCCTCATGGAGGTCTTCGACCTCACCGAGGTCCAGGCCAACTACATCCTCGACCTGCAGCTGCGCCGCCTGACCAAGTTCTCCCGCATCGAGCTGGAGAACGAGAAGACCGAGCTCGAGCGGCTCATCGAGGAGCTGGAGGCGATCCTCGGCGACGAGGCCCTGCTCACCAAGCTCGTGTCCTCCGAGCTCGCCGAGGTCGCCAAGGCGCACGGCACGCCCCGCCGGACGGTGCTGCTCGAGTCGGCCGGCGTGCCGGCGACCGCGACCTCGCCGCTGGAGGTCGCCGACGACCCGTGCTGGGTGCTGCTCTCCTCGACCGGCCTCATGGCACGCACGACGACCGCCGACCCCATCCCCACCGACGGCGGCCGCAGCAAGCACGACGTCGTCGTGGGCGCGGTGCGCACGACCGCCCGCGGCGAGGTCGGCCTGGTCACCTCGCGCGGCCGGATGATCCGCCTGTCCGCCCTCGAGCTGCCGACCCTGCCACCCACCAACGGCTCCCCCAACCTCTCCGGCGGCGCCCCGCTCGCCGCGTACGTCGACCTGCCCGCCGGTGAGGAGCCGCTCACGATCGTGTCGCTCGGCACCGACGGCGCGGGCGTCGCGCTCGGCACCGCGCAGGGCGTTGTCAAGCGCGTCACGACCGACTACCCCGGCCGCACCGACTTCGAGCTCATCTCGCTCAAGGACGGCGACGAGGTCGTCGGCGCGGTCGGCCTGACGTCCGACGACGTCGACCTCGTGTTCATCACGACCGACGCGCAGCTCCTGCGCTTCAGCGCCACGGCGGTGCGCCCGCAGGGCCGCGCGGCGGGGGGCATGGCCGGCATCAAGCTCGCCGCCGGGGCCAAGGTCGCCTTCTTCGGCGCCGTGGCGCCGGGCGCCGACGCCGTGGTCGCCACCTCCTCCGGCTCCTCGGGCGCGCTGCCCGGCACCGAGCCCGGGTCGCTCAAGGTGACCCCGTATGCCGAGTACCCGCCCAAGGGCCGCGCCACCGGCGGGGTGCGCTGCCACCGGTTCCTCAAGGGCGAGGACACCCTCGTCCTCGCGTGGGCCGGCGAGACCCCGGCGCGGGCGGCTGCCGCCAACGGCGTCGCGATCGAGCTGCCCGAGGCCACGGGCCGCCGCGACGGCTCCGGCACCCCGGCCGCCAGCCCGATCGCCCGCATCGCGAGCCCGCCCCGGTGA
- a CDS encoding nitroreductase family protein yields MELREVLRRRRMVRRFDPGRPVGRAALDAVLYAAQRAPSAGFSQGWDFVVLTAEDEREAFWAAVAGGSSGEPDAWLRGVSAAPVLVLCLSDPDAYLDRYAEPDKGWTDRDPARWPVPYWDVDTGMAAMAMLLAAVDEGLGALFFGVPPTAHERVRQAHGIPGNRRLVGVVAIGHERSRVGGSSRTRARRPPAEVVHWGRFGGADQGLSGGADHGPGGSATRAPSGAVAAPPPGVAGEGPSGR; encoded by the coding sequence GTGGAGCTTCGCGAGGTGCTGCGCCGGCGACGGATGGTGCGACGGTTCGACCCCGGCCGCCCGGTGGGGCGCGCCGCCCTCGACGCGGTCCTGTATGCCGCGCAGCGGGCACCGAGCGCCGGGTTCAGCCAGGGCTGGGACTTCGTCGTCCTGACCGCCGAGGACGAGCGGGAGGCGTTCTGGGCAGCGGTCGCCGGCGGCTCGTCCGGGGAACCGGACGCCTGGCTGCGGGGGGTGTCGGCGGCGCCCGTGCTCGTCCTGTGCCTCTCCGACCCCGACGCCTACCTCGACCGCTACGCCGAGCCCGACAAGGGCTGGACCGACCGCGACCCGGCCCGCTGGCCCGTCCCCTACTGGGACGTCGACACCGGGATGGCGGCGATGGCGATGCTGCTCGCGGCCGTCGACGAGGGCCTCGGAGCCCTGTTCTTCGGCGTGCCGCCCACGGCACACGAGCGGGTGCGGCAGGCCCACGGCATACCGGGCAACCGGCGGCTCGTCGGGGTGGTGGCGATCGGGCACGAGCGCAGCCGCGTCGGCGGGTCGAGCCGCACGCGGGCCCGCCGCCCCCCGGCCGAGGTCGTGCACTGGGGCAGGTTCGGCGGAGCCGACCAAGGGCTCAGTGGCGGAGCCGACCACGGGCCCGGCGGCAGCGCGACGCGGGCCCCCTCCGGCGCGGTGGCCGCACCACCTCCCGGCGTGGCGGGCGAGGGGCCCTCCGGCCGGTAG
- a CDS encoding polysaccharide deacetylase family protein, with the protein MPAALADGVVTRIPTSRKVVALTFDGGAGSQGAASILSTLRSQGVPASFFVTGEFATANPALVRQMAAVGPVGNHTWDHPHLTSLSDTAVRTELSRAESAVRAATGRTPRPFFRFPFGEYSTRTLALVHASGYGAVGWTTDSLGWKGTSGGQSVDSVVARVLAGRTPGQVVLMHVGANPDDGTTLDAAALPRVIAGYRAAGYGFTTLDALR; encoded by the coding sequence CTGCCCGCGGCCCTCGCCGACGGCGTCGTCACGCGGATCCCGACGAGCCGCAAGGTCGTGGCCCTCACCTTCGACGGCGGAGCCGGGTCGCAGGGGGCGGCCTCGATCCTGTCGACGCTGCGGTCGCAGGGCGTCCCCGCCTCGTTCTTCGTCACCGGCGAGTTCGCCACCGCGAACCCCGCCCTCGTCCGGCAGATGGCGGCAGTCGGCCCGGTGGGCAACCACACCTGGGACCACCCGCACCTGACGAGCCTGTCCGACACTGCGGTCCGCACCGAGCTCTCGCGCGCCGAGTCGGCGGTCCGGGCGGCGACCGGCCGCACCCCGCGACCGTTCTTCCGGTTCCCGTTCGGCGAGTACAGCACCCGCACGCTCGCCCTGGTCCACGCCTCCGGCTACGGGGCCGTCGGGTGGACGACAGACTCCCTCGGGTGGAAGGGCACGAGCGGCGGGCAGTCGGTCGACTCGGTGGTCGCGCGCGTGCTCGCCGGGCGCACCCCCGGGCAGGTCGTCCTCATGCACGTCGGCGCCAACCCGGACGACGGCACCACCCTCGACGCCGCCGCGCTCCCCCGCGTCATCGCCGGCTACCGCGCGGCCGGGTACGGCTTCACCACCCTGGACGCGCTGCGCTGA
- a CDS encoding RNA polymerase sigma factor has translation MPAHESVDVESALRELYDVHYARLAGWTAKLVGDPDTAHDLASEAFVKLYREFARVDEPRPWLYTVTANLVRDHWRKRGREAAAYQRHEAGRDLVTPAPDHATTLTVRDAVQALPDRLRVVVLLHYFADLPVATVARQLEKSEGTVKRDLFDARQRMAQMLGETR, from the coding sequence GTGCCTGCGCACGAGTCGGTGGACGTCGAGTCCGCCCTGCGCGAGCTCTACGACGTGCACTACGCCCGGCTCGCCGGGTGGACGGCCAAGCTGGTCGGCGACCCCGACACCGCCCACGACCTGGCCAGCGAGGCCTTCGTCAAGCTCTACCGGGAGTTCGCCAGGGTGGACGAGCCGCGGCCCTGGCTCTACACCGTCACCGCGAACCTCGTGCGGGACCACTGGCGCAAGCGCGGTCGTGAGGCCGCGGCATACCAGCGGCACGAGGCGGGGCGCGACCTCGTCACCCCCGCGCCCGACCACGCCACCACGCTGACGGTGCGCGACGCCGTCCAGGCGCTGCCGGACCGGTTGCGGGTGGTGGTCCTGCTGCACTACTTCGCCGACCTGCCGGTGGCGACGGTCGCCCGGCAGCTGGAGAAGTCCGAGGGCACCGTGAAGCGAGACCTGTTCGACGCGCGCCAGCGCATGGCGCAGATGCTGGGAGAGACCCGATGA
- a CDS encoding sialidase family protein yields the protein MSRRDLTDLPGAGDQRDPVEEFFARERADVRDLQAGHDHWEGIVREARRPARRSWLPYAAAAAVAAVVAAGAWAGLVHRTDDRTSPATASSQRSVETVTRTVTTTPTPLPSTSSLPAQATTPTPAVSTATGPLPVAQSFGLVSMTNAGGNVLYALGSATCPGGKPCTQVVTSRDDGRTWVALSTFTTLTTPAAGSTPTGAHQLVGIRFASPDVGYVFGSTTLRTLDGGRSWQPVDVDRRVVLSLETDGDWVWMATARSCTASDTSTRTGCTDLQPLTGKAGDTSTTPVRANGTPTSALAAWITMDGHDAYLNTSLSDPARPDVARPGPLVRLSGPAGALGAVDGCDGGMWASGAAAARGTLVGLCPTKGKPADEWSVVTSTDRGMTWTATPSPGLGRPTAPGTWLTATDADHLVAVTGGAPSSTSGTPAPTALLASSDGGRTWGDTGPGRGGAPVWAGAAGGSLVYAVEGGLAYWQSTDAGQHFARVPMRR from the coding sequence ATGAGCCGCCGCGACCTGACCGACCTGCCCGGGGCCGGCGACCAGCGCGACCCCGTGGAGGAGTTCTTCGCCCGCGAGCGGGCCGACGTGCGCGACCTGCAGGCGGGGCACGACCACTGGGAGGGCATCGTCCGCGAGGCCCGCCGGCCCGCGCGACGGTCGTGGCTGCCGTATGCCGCGGCGGCGGCCGTCGCTGCCGTCGTCGCCGCAGGGGCTTGGGCCGGCCTCGTCCACCGGACCGACGACCGCACCTCGCCCGCCACCGCATCGTCCCAGCGCTCGGTCGAGACGGTGACGCGGACCGTGACGACGACGCCGACGCCGCTGCCCTCGACCTCCTCGCTCCCCGCCCAGGCGACGACCCCCACTCCGGCGGTCTCGACGGCGACCGGCCCGCTGCCGGTCGCCCAGTCCTTCGGCCTGGTCTCGATGACGAACGCCGGCGGCAACGTCCTCTACGCCCTGGGCTCGGCGACCTGCCCCGGCGGGAAGCCGTGCACCCAGGTCGTCACGTCGCGCGACGACGGCCGCACGTGGGTGGCGCTCTCCACCTTCACGACGCTGACGACGCCCGCGGCAGGAAGCACCCCGACAGGTGCCCACCAGCTGGTGGGGATCCGGTTCGCCAGCCCCGACGTGGGTTACGTGTTCGGCAGCACCACCCTGCGGACCCTCGACGGGGGGCGGAGCTGGCAGCCGGTCGACGTGGACCGTCGGGTCGTCCTCTCGCTCGAGACCGACGGCGACTGGGTCTGGATGGCCACCGCGCGGTCGTGCACCGCGTCGGACACGTCCACCCGGACCGGGTGCACCGACCTCCAGCCCCTGACCGGGAAGGCGGGGGACACCTCGACCACCCCGGTCCGGGCGAACGGCACCCCCACCAGCGCCCTCGCCGCGTGGATCACGATGGACGGCCACGACGCGTACCTCAACACCTCCCTCTCCGACCCGGCCCGTCCGGACGTCGCCCGCCCCGGGCCGCTCGTCCGGCTCTCCGGTCCGGCCGGCGCCCTCGGGGCCGTCGACGGCTGCGACGGCGGCATGTGGGCCTCGGGGGCGGCGGCCGCCCGCGGCACCCTGGTCGGGCTGTGCCCGACGAAGGGCAAGCCGGCGGACGAGTGGTCGGTGGTCACCTCGACCGACCGCGGCATGACGTGGACGGCGACGCCGTCGCCGGGCCTGGGCCGGCCCACGGCACCCGGCACCTGGCTGACCGCCACGGACGCCGACCACCTCGTCGCGGTCACCGGGGGCGCCCCCTCGAGCACCTCCGGCACGCCGGCCCCCACGGCCCTGCTCGCCAGCAGCGACGGCGGGCGCACGTGGGGCGACACCGGCCCGGGCCGCGGGGGAGCGCCCGTCTGGGCGGGCGCGGCGGGCGGTTCGCTGGTGTATGCCGTGGAGGGCGGGCTCGCGTACTGGCAGAGCACCGACGCCGGGCAGCACTTCGCCCGGGTCCCGATGCGGCGCTGA